In Brevibacillus marinus, the genomic window CGGCTGTCTTCCTGTTGTCGTACAGTATGACCTCCGTACATCCTCCAAAATACTCAATAGCCCGTTTGTGGCAGTTGATGATCGTTTCCAATTTTTCGTCTTCGGTGAACTCTAGATACATCATGCAGGAATAATCGAGTACCATGACAAACCCATAGAGCCGTTTAGGGTTGTTGTGCCAATCCACCGTGAACCGTCTCCAATCACTTGGGCTTGGTATTCGGGATCTGTTTCAAATGATCTGATACTTGCCACGGCTATCCTAGATCGGCTCTTACACCATTCCTACATCGTAAATATTAGGGGAACAGTTACCGACTTCGAGAGAAGATGAGGACCGGAGCCTATGACTCTCCCTCTCTACCTCTTGACCAATTAAAAATCGCCAAGTAATATGCTTTTGGATACTCGTCGATAAAAAAACTCAGCATTAGGAAAAATTAGGTTGACAAAGGGACGGTTGTATCGGCATAATGTTACGTGTATACGTAATCGGATTATTCAAAAAATTACATCAGGGTGTGATGGGTGGTGAACGAGAAAGGGATTCAGTCGGAGACGCTGCAAAAGCAGGCATACGAATATTTGCGGGAAAAGATCGTCAACGGTTGGTTTCCGCCCGGACAGCGCCTGCTGGAGGAGAAGATCGCCAAAGAAACGGGGATGAGTCGGATTCCGGTCCGTGAGGCGATCCGCCGTTTGATCGGGGATGGGCTGGTCTCGGTCAATCGGCGCGGGGGCGTAAGTGTGCGTCGGTTGACATTTGATGACTTTTCCTATCTGTACGAGTGTCGCGTGAGTCTGGAACCGACTGCCGCCCGCCTGGCCGCCGTACGGATGAGCGAGTTGCAGCGGGCCGAGATGAATAAACTGGTGTATGACATGAACCAGGCAGTGGAAAAACGGGACATCGAAAAACTGCGCGAACTAAGCGCTCGCTTTCACAACCTGATCCTGGAGGGAAGCAAAAATCCGCACCTCATCAAGTTGATGAAACAGCTGTACGACTTGATCGCCATTTATCGGAATGCGGTGCTGAACATTCCTCACCGGTTGGAGAGCGGGGCTGAAGAACACCAGGCGATCTGGGAAGCGATTCGCAAACAGGATGGCGAGGCTGCGGAGAAGCTGATGCGGGAACACATTCAAACCGACTTCCGCTACTACGTCGCCGAGCACCAAAAAGACGGCGAAGCATGAGATATTGACCAGGGGAGTGGTGCCGCATACGTGATCGAAGATAAAAGGCTGAACAGAATGAAGCGGACCAATTCGGCGATACGGTTGAATTGGGTGAAGCCGATGGGTTCGCTAAAGCGGAGGGAATCGATAAGCGGACGCGGATGAATTCGGAGAAGGTATCGAATTCGGAGTTTGGCACTGACCGATTGGACATCGGAGCAAAAATGTAAGGCCCGCGTTTCTACCCGGATCTGGAGCATATCGGAAGCATGTCTGAATCATTACGATGCTTGGAGCGTGAGCGAGATGATCTTTCCGGAGGAGTTGACCATTCGCGATGTGACGCTGCGCGATGGCCTGCAAAACGAGTCGATTTTTGTGGAGACGGACGAGAAGGTGAAATGGATTGACCGATTGCTGGACGCGGGGTTTGTGCGCCTGGAAGTGACCTCGTTTGTCCATCCGAAGTGGATACCCGCGCTGCGGGACGCGGATGAACTGGCCCAGCGGCTGCCGGCCCGGCCGGGAGTGGAGTATGAGGCGCTCGTCCCCAATCGGCGCGGCTGGGAGCGATTTGTCAACACGAACATCCACAATGCGATCTTTGTCCTCTCCGCCAGTACCCGGCACAATCAGGCGAATCTGAACCGGACGACCGATGAGTCACTGGCAGAGGTCGTGCAGCTTGCCGGTGAGGCGGTTCGCCAGGGGCGGAAGGTGATGGGCGGCATAGCCACCGCTTTTGTCTGCCCGTACGCGGGAGTCGTGCCCTACAGGGAAGTGGAAAGGATCGCGGAACGCTTGGTTGCGAGCGGGGTTAACGAAATCGGTCTGGCCGACACGATTGGCAAAGCCACACCCCGGATGGTGTACGAGTACTGCAGCCGCTTGAGGGAACGGTTTCCCGACGTGTCGATCAGCCTTCATCTGCACGACACGTACGGGTATGGATTGGCCAACGTTTTGGCCGGTATCCAGGCGGGGGCTCGCCTGTTTGACGTGGCTCAGGCAGGGCTGGGCGGCTGTCCGTATGCCCCGGGTGCGCCGGGAAATGTTCGTGCGAGCCAGGTCATCCAATTTTTGGAGCGGCAGGGGATCAAGACGGGACTTGCGATCGAAAAGATCAGGAAGCTGGATGAGGATTTTTCCCGCCTGCTAAGGGCAAAGAAAGCGGCACGATGACGTGACGGCGGAATAGCGTTCCAACTGTGCCGGCTGAAATGTATACAGTATCGCAATATTTTGATGATGCATACAGGGGGACGAACATGGTTGAGAAAAAACCACTAGCAGGAATCAGAGTGTTGGAGTTGGGGAATTTCGTGGCGGCTCCGTTCGCCGGAAAACTGTTTGCCGAGTTTGGTGCAGAAGTGATCAAGGTGGAGGATCCCAAACAGGGCGATCCGCTGCGCAACTGGCGGGTGCTGCATGGCGATACCTCTCTCTGGTGGTACGTGCTGGCGCGGAACAAAAAGTCGGTGACGATTGATCTGCGCGTGCCGGAAGGGCAGGATCTGATCCGCGAACTGGCCAAGGAAGCGGACGTGATCCTCGAGAATTTTCGCCCCGGAACGTTGGAAAAATGGGGGATTGGCTACGAAGACTTGGCCAAAATCAACCCCAGTATCATCCTCACGCGCATTTCCGGCTATGGGCAAACAGGGCCCTATCGGGATAAGCCCGGATTCGGAAGCGTCGCCGAATCGATTGGCGGGCTGCGTTACTTGACGGGCGATCCGGACCGTCCGCCGGTGCGGATGGGCGTGCCCTTGGGTGACTCCGTCGCCGCGCTGTATGCGGTGATCGGCACGCTGATGGCGTTGCGGGCGAGGGATGCCGATCCGGAGCGAAAAGGGCAGTATGTGGATGTCGCTTTGTATGAGGCGGTCTTTTCCCTGTTGGAGGGGGTGCTCCCGGAGTACGATCTGAAAGGATTGATCCGCGAGCGGGCGGGATCGTCCCTGCCAGGAATCGCTCCTTCCAATACCTATCTCTGCGCGGACGGCAAATATATCGTCATCGCCGCAAATGGGGACAGCATTTTTCGGAGGCTGATGCGTGCGATCGGACGCCCTGATCTGGCTGAAGATCCGCGATTTTCCAGCAATCAGGGAAGAGCGGAACACGTCGCGTTTCTCGACCAGGTCATCGAAAATTGGACCAAGCAGCGACCGATGAAAGAGGTCCAGCAAAAGCTGGATGAAGCGGGGGTACCCGTTGGACCGATCTACAGTATCGCGGATATCGTCAACGATGAGCATTATCGGGCCCGCGACATGCTCGTGCCGGTTACGCTGCCGGACGGCGAGAATGTGCTGGTGCCGGGAATTGTGCCGAAGCTCTCCAAAACGCCGGGAGGGCTCGAGTGGGTCGGTCCCAAACTGGGGCAGCACAACGAGGAAATCCTCGGTAAACGGAT contains:
- a CDS encoding hydroxymethylglutaryl-CoA lyase codes for the protein MIFPEELTIRDVTLRDGLQNESIFVETDEKVKWIDRLLDAGFVRLEVTSFVHPKWIPALRDADELAQRLPARPGVEYEALVPNRRGWERFVNTNIHNAIFVLSASTRHNQANLNRTTDESLAEVVQLAGEAVRQGRKVMGGIATAFVCPYAGVVPYREVERIAERLVASGVNEIGLADTIGKATPRMVYEYCSRLRERFPDVSISLHLHDTYGYGLANVLAGIQAGARLFDVAQAGLGGCPYAPGAPGNVRASQVIQFLERQGIKTGLAIEKIRKLDEDFSRLLRAKKAAR
- a CDS encoding ATP-binding protein, translated to MPIHREPSPITWAWYSGSVSNDLILATAILDRLLHHSYIVNIRGTVTDFERR
- a CDS encoding DDE-type integrase/transposase/recombinase, whose product is MDWHNNPKRLYGFVMVLDYSCMMYLEFTEDEKLETIINCHKRAIEYFGGCTEVILYDNRKTAVKERDEQGHSIKRFLDFHQTSLHGVMMLD
- a CDS encoding CaiB/BaiF CoA transferase family protein; this translates as MVEKKPLAGIRVLELGNFVAAPFAGKLFAEFGAEVIKVEDPKQGDPLRNWRVLHGDTSLWWYVLARNKKSVTIDLRVPEGQDLIRELAKEADVILENFRPGTLEKWGIGYEDLAKINPSIILTRISGYGQTGPYRDKPGFGSVAESIGGLRYLTGDPDRPPVRMGVPLGDSVAALYAVIGTLMALRARDADPERKGQYVDVALYEAVFSLLEGVLPEYDLKGLIRERAGSSLPGIAPSNTYLCADGKYIVIAANGDSIFRRLMRAIGRPDLAEDPRFSSNQGRAEHVAFLDQVIENWTKQRPMKEVQQKLDEAGVPVGPIYSIADIVNDEHYRARDMLVPVTLPDGENVLVPGIVPKLSKTPGGLEWVGPKLGQHNEEILGKRIT
- a CDS encoding GntR family transcriptional regulator, encoding MVNEKGIQSETLQKQAYEYLREKIVNGWFPPGQRLLEEKIAKETGMSRIPVREAIRRLIGDGLVSVNRRGGVSVRRLTFDDFSYLYECRVSLEPTAARLAAVRMSELQRAEMNKLVYDMNQAVEKRDIEKLRELSARFHNLILEGSKNPHLIKLMKQLYDLIAIYRNAVLNIPHRLESGAEEHQAIWEAIRKQDGEAAEKLMREHIQTDFRYYVAEHQKDGEA